In a single window of the Bacteroidota bacterium genome:
- a CDS encoding Gfo/Idh/MocA family oxidoreductase has protein sequence MIKFAVIGQGHIGKRHAEMLRRNPETELVAVCDILPKEKLGLNDLKEKFYSSIDELLKCHPEVEVINICTPSGLHAEHSLKALDVNKHVVLEKPMALHRQDCEQIISKALQKHKQVFCVMQNRYSPPSIWLKEIVEKKIIGDTYMVQLNCYWNRDERYYKKDSWKGTQHLDGGTLFTQFSHWIDLLYWLFGDITDIQAKFSDFNHASLTEFEDSGFVNFRFMNGGLGSINYSTSVWDKNLESSITVVGSKGSVKVGGQYMDKVEVCHIKDYTLPKLEETAPANDYGGYKGSANNHHFLIENVVETLKGKNTITTNALEGMKVVDMIERIYSFRKPNRKS, from the coding sequence ATGATAAAATTCGCAGTAATCGGGCAAGGACATATTGGAAAACGACATGCAGAAATGCTTCGGAGAAATCCTGAAACAGAACTCGTGGCAGTGTGTGATATTCTTCCGAAAGAAAAACTCGGGCTGAATGATTTGAAAGAAAAATTTTATTCTTCCATTGACGAATTATTGAAATGTCATCCTGAAGTTGAAGTGATAAATATTTGTACGCCCAGCGGATTGCACGCAGAACATTCTCTGAAAGCGCTTGATGTAAATAAGCATGTAGTTCTTGAAAAACCAATGGCGCTCCACCGGCAGGATTGTGAGCAGATAATTTCAAAAGCATTGCAAAAGCACAAACAGGTTTTCTGCGTGATGCAAAACCGATATTCTCCTCCGAGCATTTGGCTGAAAGAAATTGTGGAGAAGAAAATAATCGGAGATACGTACATGGTGCAGTTAAATTGCTACTGGAACCGCGATGAGCGGTATTACAAAAAAGATTCATGGAAGGGAACGCAGCATCTCGATGGCGGAACTTTGTTCACGCAGTTTTCTCATTGGATAGATTTGCTCTACTGGCTTTTTGGAGACATCACCGACATACAGGCAAAGTTTTCCGATTTCAATCATGCATCGCTCACCGAATTTGAAGACAGCGGCTTTGTGAATTTTCGTTTTATGAATGGAGGATTGGGTTCTATCAACTATTCTACTTCGGTGTGGGATAAAAATTTAGAAAGCAGTATTACAGTTGTCGGCAGTAAAGGAAGCGTGAAAGTTGGCGGACAATACATGGACAAAGTAGAAGTCTGCCACATAAAAGATTACACGCTGCCGAAATTAGAAGAAACTGCTCCGGCAAATGACTATGGCGGTTATAAAGGCTCGGCAAACAATCATCATTTCTTAATTGAGAATGTTGTTGAAACGCTGAAAGGGAAAAATACAATTACGACAAACGCATTGGAAGGAATGAAAGTAGTTGACATGATTGAAAGAATATATTCTTTTCGCAAACCAAACAGGAAAAGTTAA
- a CDS encoding N-acetyltransferase has translation MAEYFSHPSAIIDGGCKIGKGTKIWHFSHIMPNCVIGEHCNIGQNVVVSPEVILGNNVKVQNNVSIYTGVTCDDDVFLGPSMVFTNITNPRSAVVRKNQYAKTHVGKGASIGANATIVCGNNIGEFAFIGAGSVVTKDIPSYSLWVGNPAKQIGWMSEYGHRLNFKKGVAICQESKEKYRLVKGLVKKL, from the coding sequence GTGGCTGAATATTTCTCACATCCTTCTGCCATCATTGACGGTGGCTGCAAAATCGGAAAGGGAACCAAAATCTGGCACTTCTCTCACATCATGCCCAACTGCGTGATTGGCGAGCACTGTAATATAGGGCAGAATGTGGTAGTTTCTCCTGAAGTTATTCTTGGCAATAATGTGAAAGTGCAGAATAATGTTTCCATTTACACAGGCGTTACATGCGATGACGATGTTTTCCTTGGACCATCTATGGTGTTTACGAACATTACCAATCCGCGCAGCGCAGTGGTGAGAAAAAATCAATACGCAAAAACACATGTAGGAAAAGGCGCGAGCATTGGAGCAAACGCCACAATTGTCTGCGGAAATAATATCGGAGAATTTGCTTTCATCGGTGCCGGATCAGTTGTTACAAAAGATATTCCCTCGTATTCATTGTGGGTTGGAAATCCTGCAAAGCAAATCGGGTGGATGAGCGAATACGGGCATCGTTTGAACTTTAAGAAAGGAGTAGCAATTTGTCAAGAGTCGAAAGAAAAATATAGACTAGTAAAAGGATTAGTAAAAAAGTTGTAG
- a CDS encoding acylphosphatase: MTHFNITVSGKVQRVFYRQSTIEIAIKLGIKGFVKNEPDGNVYIEAEGTEQQLNKLVQWCRKGPPQAVVADVKFSAGEIKNFSSFEITQ, encoded by the coding sequence ATGACACATTTTAATATCACCGTTTCAGGAAAAGTGCAAAGGGTTTTTTACCGCCAGTCAACTATTGAAATAGCAATTAAACTCGGCATAAAGGGGTTTGTAAAAAACGAACCTGATGGAAATGTTTATATCGAAGCAGAAGGAACAGAACAGCAACTGAATAAATTAGTTCAGTGGTGCAGGAAAGGTCCGCCACAAGCGGTTGTTGCAGATGTGAAATTTTCCGCAGGAGAAATAAAAAACTTTTCCTCGTTTGAAATTACACAATAG
- a CDS encoding SDR family oxidoreductase, with the protein MNRVLITGAAGFLGSHLCDRYIKEGFHVIGMDNFITGDKKNIQHLFRIPPSGGGGASFQFIEHDVTKHISIEGDLKYILHFASPASPIDYLKIPIQTLKVSSLGTHNLLGLAKNKNARILIASTSEVYGDPLVHPQAEDYWGNVNPIGPRGCYDEAKRFAEAITMAYHTYHKLETRIVRIFNTYGPRMRLNDGRVLPAFIGQALRGEDLTVFGDGSQTRSFCYVDDLVEGIYRLLLCDYSLPVNIGNPNEITIKEFGEEIIKLTGTKQKMIYKPLPQDDPKQRQPDISLAKKLLGWEPKVSRSKGLKITFDYFKSLSSEDLRKVEHKSFESYVK; encoded by the coding sequence ATGAACAGAGTTCTCATCACCGGAGCAGCAGGTTTCCTCGGCTCACACCTTTGCGATAGATATATAAAGGAAGGATTTCACGTTATCGGCATGGATAATTTCATCACGGGCGATAAAAAAAATATTCAACACCTGTTCCGAATCCCCCCTTCGGGGGGTGGGGGGGCTTCTTTCCAATTCATTGAACACGATGTAACCAAACACATTTCCATTGAAGGAGATTTAAAATACATTCTGCATTTCGCTTCGCCCGCTTCACCCATTGATTATCTGAAGATACCGATTCAAACATTGAAAGTAAGTTCGCTCGGAACACATAATCTGCTCGGACTTGCAAAAAATAAAAACGCCCGCATCCTCATCGCCTCCACTTCTGAAGTGTATGGCGACCCGCTCGTGCATCCGCAGGCAGAAGATTATTGGGGCAACGTAAATCCCATCGGTCCCCGCGGATGTTACGATGAAGCAAAACGTTTTGCCGAAGCAATCACAATGGCTTATCACACGTATCACAAATTAGAAACACGCATCGTCAGAATTTTCAACACCTACGGTCCGCGCATGAGGTTGAATGATGGAAGAGTTCTTCCCGCTTTCATCGGGCAGGCATTGCGCGGAGAAGATTTAACCGTGTTTGGAGATGGAAGCCAGACACGATCATTTTGTTATGTAGATGATTTGGTGGAAGGAATTTACCGTTTGCTCCTGTGCGATTATTCTCTTCCTGTGAACATCGGTAACCCGAATGAGATTACCATAAAAGAATTCGGAGAAGAAATAATCAAACTCACCGGCACAAAACAAAAAATGATTTACAAACCGCTTCCGCAGGATGACCCGAAGCAACGGCAGCCCGACATTTCTCTGGCGAAAAAATTATTAGGATGGGAACCGAAAGTTTCTCGAAGCAAAGGATTGAAAATCACTTTTGACTATTTCAAATCGCTTTCGTCAGAAGATTTAAGAAAAGTGGAGCACAAGAGTTTTGAGAGCTATGTAAAGTAA